One part of the Brevundimonas subvibrioides ATCC 15264 genome encodes these proteins:
- the trpC gene encoding indole-3-glycerol phosphate synthase TrpC, whose amino-acid sequence MTDILEQIAAYKRVEVAERKAARPLAEIESLAMVAGMPRGFLAALRKRSHDGRPALIAEIKKASPSKGLIRADFDPPVLARAYEAGGATCLSVLTDEPSFQGHDAYLGAARAATALPCLRKDFLVDPWQVAESRALCADAILIILSMVDDVLAAELLAEARRFGMDALIETHDEAEMARAVDLGGDLIGINNRSLRTFEVDLGATARYAAMAPAGALLVAESGIFTAGHVAEVAAAGARAILVGESLMRQSDVEAATIALLEPVSR is encoded by the coding sequence ATGACCGACATCCTGGAACAGATCGCCGCCTACAAGCGGGTCGAGGTCGCCGAGCGCAAGGCCGCCCGCCCGCTGGCCGAGATCGAATCGCTGGCCATGGTCGCGGGCATGCCCCGCGGCTTTCTGGCCGCGCTGCGCAAACGCTCGCACGACGGCCGCCCCGCCCTGATCGCCGAGATCAAGAAGGCCAGCCCGTCCAAGGGCCTGATCCGCGCCGACTTCGATCCGCCCGTCCTGGCCCGGGCCTATGAGGCGGGCGGCGCGACCTGCCTGTCCGTCCTGACCGACGAACCCAGCTTCCAGGGTCATGACGCCTATCTGGGCGCCGCCCGCGCGGCGACCGCCCTGCCCTGCCTGCGCAAGGACTTCCTCGTCGATCCCTGGCAGGTCGCCGAGAGCCGCGCCCTTTGCGCCGACGCCATCCTGATCATCCTGTCGATGGTCGATGACGTCCTGGCCGCAGAGCTCCTCGCCGAGGCCCGCCGCTTCGGCATGGACGCCCTGATCGAGACCCATGACGAGGCCGAGATGGCCCGCGCCGTGGATCTGGGCGGCGACCTGATCGGCATCAACAACCGGTCCCTGCGCACCTTCGAGGTCGATCTGGGGGCTACGGCCCGCTACGCCGCCATGGCCCCCGCCGGTGCCCTGCTGGTGGCCGAAAGCGGCATCTTCACGGCTGGACACGTGGCGGAGGTCGCGGCGGCCGGTGCCCGCGCCATTCTGGTCGGGGAAAGCCTGATGCGGCAGTCGGACGTCGAGGCGGCGACGATCGCGCTGCTGGAGCCCGTTTCCCGTTAA
- the lexA gene encoding transcriptional repressor LexA, translating to MLTKKQHELLMFIHERIKETGVSPSFDEMKEALDLASKSGIHRLITALEERGFIRRLAHRARALEVVKLPEQATTGPVRGRQPFRPDVIEGGGRPRAAEPANDTRELVLVGKIAAGVPIAAIQQDHGRYSVPEAMLGAGEHYMLEIEGDSMIEAGILNGDLVVIKRVDTASSGEIVVALVEGEEATLKRLRKKGNSIALEPANRAYETRIFGPDQVEVQGKLVGLIRQYH from the coding sequence ATGCTGACGAAAAAGCAGCACGAACTCCTGATGTTCATCCATGAGCGGATCAAGGAGACCGGCGTCTCCCCCTCGTTCGACGAGATGAAGGAGGCTCTGGATCTGGCGTCCAAGTCGGGCATCCACCGGTTGATCACGGCGCTGGAGGAACGCGGCTTCATCCGCCGCCTCGCCCATCGTGCCCGGGCCCTCGAAGTCGTGAAGCTGCCGGAACAGGCGACGACCGGCCCGGTCCGGGGCCGACAGCCCTTCCGCCCAGACGTGATCGAGGGCGGCGGTCGTCCCCGCGCGGCCGAGCCCGCCAACGACACACGCGAACTGGTCCTGGTCGGCAAGATCGCCGCGGGCGTGCCCATCGCGGCGATCCAGCAGGACCACGGTCGCTATTCGGTGCCCGAGGCGATGCTGGGGGCCGGCGAGCACTACATGCTCGAGATCGAAGGCGATTCGATGATCGAGGCTGGCATCCTCAATGGCGATCTGGTGGTCATCAAACGCGTCGACACCGCCTCGTCGGGCGAGATCGTGGTCGCCCTGGTGGAGGGCGAGGAGGCGACGCTCAAGCGTCTGCGCAAGAAGGGCAACTCCATCGCCCTCGAGCCCGCCAACCGCGCCTACGAGACCCGCATCTTCGGTCCGGATCAGGTCGAGGTCCAGGGCAAGCTGGTCGGACTCATCCGCCAGTATCACTGA
- a CDS encoding ComEC/Rec2 family competence protein: MGGVSGRAALIPPDAAKPSPLRDRFFAWIADEARAQSLRWRLLAPVAFGGGAAIYFALRSEPPLWPLAVAAAVTGATWLAARRRGTGRRVTLPLMLLACLACGLAGAKVRSDRVAAPIAPAMAEPTVIEGWVVDVDSPGDRGHRVVVAPVRIRGLAPEATPIRLRATVRGDPPVPGSAIRLFAIVNPPPPPASPGAYDFGRGAWFERLGGTAFALAETRSTILPTAPWSLRMAMRVNAIRFGLAQRIVHRLGERTGGIAAAMTTGHETWIQRDDLDAMRDSGLAHILSISGLHMAIVGGFAFFLVRFGVAAWPWLALRVSGKKVAAVAGVVAVWSYLILSGAPAPAERAAITASIAFAAILLDRQAISMHGLAVAAMVVLILQPEAIVTPGFQMSFAATAALVALTEAWPPRTRELSVPWPIALFQSARHWLVVAVTASLVAGVATGPFAIQHFNRTAVFGLIANLATSPIADFIMMPALALGALLEPIGLGGPFLWVAGRGVDAMLAVGHWVSGLPGAVQTIASAPDYVLPISFLGVLFVCLWQGRLRWAGLPFVCAVLIWPRAPTPTVWIGDGGTNAAFSRSGQAVVIRPGVREFATDLWSRRRGLTLSERAEEGWLCERYSCAPVSGTAPVAVWWGTTAPDPEALTVLCESAPLVSVRATVSALPEACDGRLVLDGVDHARGGAVELWRTPQGWRAVWSADVRGDRPWSRMPPTPASTRSVSDTGG; encoded by the coding sequence ATGGGGGGCGTGTCCGGACGGGCCGCCCTTATACCGCCCGACGCCGCAAAGCCCAGCCCACTGCGCGATCGGTTCTTCGCCTGGATCGCGGACGAAGCGCGCGCGCAGTCCCTGCGCTGGCGGCTGCTGGCGCCGGTGGCCTTCGGCGGCGGGGCCGCGATCTATTTCGCGCTCAGGAGCGAGCCGCCACTGTGGCCGCTGGCGGTCGCTGCGGCGGTGACCGGCGCGACCTGGCTGGCGGCGCGGAGGCGCGGGACGGGACGGCGCGTGACCCTGCCCCTGATGCTGCTCGCCTGTCTTGCCTGCGGACTGGCGGGCGCAAAGGTCCGAAGCGACCGGGTGGCCGCACCGATCGCGCCGGCGATGGCCGAACCGACGGTGATCGAGGGCTGGGTCGTCGACGTCGACAGTCCGGGTGACCGGGGACATCGGGTGGTCGTCGCGCCCGTGCGCATCCGGGGTCTGGCTCCCGAGGCCACGCCGATCCGGCTGCGGGCGACGGTCAGGGGCGATCCGCCGGTGCCGGGCTCGGCCATCCGGCTGTTCGCCATCGTGAACCCGCCCCCGCCACCGGCCAGCCCGGGTGCCTATGACTTCGGACGCGGGGCGTGGTTCGAGCGGCTGGGCGGGACGGCCTTCGCGCTGGCGGAGACGCGGTCGACCATCCTGCCGACAGCGCCCTGGAGCCTGCGGATGGCAATGCGGGTCAATGCGATCCGGTTCGGGCTGGCCCAGCGAATCGTCCACCGGCTGGGCGAGCGGACGGGCGGCATCGCGGCGGCGATGACGACCGGCCACGAGACCTGGATCCAGCGCGACGATCTGGACGCTATGCGCGATTCCGGACTGGCGCACATCCTGTCGATCTCGGGCCTGCACATGGCCATCGTGGGCGGGTTCGCCTTCTTCCTGGTGCGGTTCGGCGTGGCGGCCTGGCCTTGGCTGGCGCTGAGGGTCTCGGGAAAGAAGGTGGCGGCGGTCGCGGGCGTGGTCGCGGTGTGGAGCTATCTAATCCTGTCCGGTGCGCCCGCCCCGGCCGAGCGGGCGGCGATCACGGCGTCCATCGCGTTCGCGGCCATCCTGCTCGATCGGCAGGCGATCAGCATGCACGGGCTGGCGGTCGCGGCCATGGTGGTGCTGATCCTTCAGCCCGAGGCCATCGTGACGCCCGGCTTCCAGATGTCGTTCGCGGCGACGGCGGCGCTGGTGGCCCTGACCGAGGCCTGGCCGCCGCGGACGCGGGAACTGTCGGTGCCCTGGCCGATCGCGCTGTTCCAGTCGGCGCGACACTGGCTGGTGGTCGCGGTGACCGCCAGTCTGGTCGCGGGCGTGGCGACCGGACCGTTCGCCATCCAGCACTTCAACCGGACGGCCGTATTCGGTCTGATCGCCAATCTGGCGACCTCTCCCATCGCGGACTTCATCATGATGCCGGCGCTGGCGTTGGGCGCGCTGCTGGAGCCGATCGGGCTGGGCGGACCGTTCCTGTGGGTGGCGGGCCGGGGGGTCGATGCGATGCTGGCGGTCGGGCACTGGGTTTCAGGACTGCCCGGTGCGGTCCAGACCATCGCCAGCGCGCCGGACTATGTGCTGCCGATCTCGTTCCTGGGGGTGCTGTTCGTCTGCCTGTGGCAGGGGCGGTTGCGGTGGGCCGGACTGCCGTTCGTCTGCGCCGTGCTGATCTGGCCGCGAGCCCCGACGCCGACGGTCTGGATCGGGGACGGAGGGACCAATGCGGCCTTCAGCCGGAGCGGTCAGGCGGTCGTGATACGGCCGGGCGTGCGCGAGTTCGCCACCGACCTGTGGTCGCGGCGGCGGGGACTGACGCTTTCGGAACGGGCTGAGGAGGGCTGGCTCTGCGAGCGGTATTCGTGCGCGCCCGTCAGCGGCACGGCACCCGTCGCCGTCTGGTGGGGCACGACCGCACCGGACCCCGAAGCTCTGACGGTCCTTTGCGAATCGGCACCTCTGGTCAGCGTGCGGGCGACGGTGTCGGCCTTGCCCGAGGCCTGCGACGGCCGGCTGGTGCTGGATGGGGTCGACCATGCGCGTGGCGGTGCCGTCGAGCTGTGGCGGACGCCGCAGGGGTGGCGCGCGGTCTGGTCAGCGGACGTCCGGGGCGACCGGCCGTGGAGCCGGATGCCACCGACGCCGGCGTCGACTCGGTCCGTCAGTGATACTGGCGGATGA
- the gltX gene encoding glutamate--tRNA ligase yields the protein MTSSSDPQVVTRFAPSPTGYLHIGGARTALFNYLYAKGRGGKFLVRIEDTDRERSTDDAVKAIFDGLSWLELFADEEPVFQHARADRHREVVDQLLELGAAYRDFTSAEETGRLRDEAKAARTTFESPWRDREPTVDDLSRPHVVRFRRPLPGRVVVSDAVQGEVSWGNEDLDDLVLLRSDGAPTYNLAVVVDDHDMGVTHVIRGDDHLNNAARQSLIYDALGWPRPTFAHIPLIHGPDGAKLSKRHGAQAVHEYAEMGYLPEAMRNYLARLGWAHGDDELFGDDQAREWFGLDGVGKAPARLDFDKLAHVNAHWMRMADDDRLAKAVLDTHLTRGHALAEDDESRLLQAMPFVKDRARTVLELADQTGFVLRRRPLQIFEKALPLLAGDSGERIARLRDRLRLFASWDVFALEAELKAFAEEEAVGFGKIGPAVRAALTGDGVSPDIAKTLSALGREESLGRLDDALQQTR from the coding sequence ATGACCTCCTCTTCCGACCCCCAAGTCGTCACCCGCTTCGCCCCGTCGCCGACCGGCTATCTGCACATAGGCGGCGCAAGAACGGCACTTTTCAACTACCTTTACGCGAAAGGTCGCGGCGGGAAGTTCCTCGTCCGCATCGAGGACACGGACCGCGAGCGTTCGACCGACGACGCGGTCAAGGCGATCTTCGATGGCCTCAGCTGGCTGGAGCTGTTCGCCGACGAGGAGCCGGTCTTCCAGCACGCCCGCGCCGATCGCCATCGCGAGGTGGTGGATCAGCTTCTCGAGCTCGGGGCCGCCTACCGCGATTTCACCTCGGCCGAGGAAACCGGCCGGCTGCGTGACGAGGCCAAGGCCGCCCGCACGACCTTCGAATCGCCCTGGCGCGACCGCGAGCCCACGGTCGACGACCTGTCCCGGCCGCACGTCGTCCGCTTCCGCCGTCCCCTGCCCGGCCGCGTGGTCGTCTCCGATGCCGTTCAGGGCGAGGTGAGCTGGGGCAACGAGGATCTGGACGACCTCGTTCTGCTACGGTCCGACGGAGCCCCCACCTACAATCTCGCCGTCGTCGTAGATGACCACGACATGGGCGTCACCCATGTCATCCGCGGCGACGACCATCTGAACAACGCCGCTCGTCAATCATTGATCTATGACGCCCTGGGCTGGCCCCGTCCGACCTTTGCCCACATCCCGCTGATCCACGGCCCCGACGGTGCGAAACTGTCGAAGCGACACGGGGCCCAGGCGGTCCACGAATATGCCGAGATGGGCTATCTGCCCGAGGCGATGCGCAACTATCTGGCCCGTCTCGGCTGGGCCCATGGCGACGACGAGCTGTTCGGCGACGACCAGGCGCGCGAATGGTTCGGCCTCGACGGCGTCGGCAAGGCCCCGGCAAGGCTGGACTTCGACAAGCTGGCCCACGTCAACGCCCACTGGATGCGGATGGCCGACGATGACCGGCTGGCCAAGGCCGTGCTGGACACGCACCTCACGCGTGGGCACGCCCTGGCCGAGGACGATGAATCCCGGCTTCTGCAGGCCATGCCCTTCGTCAAGGACCGGGCCCGGACCGTGCTCGAACTGGCCGACCAGACCGGCTTCGTGCTGCGGCGACGGCCGCTGCAGATCTTCGAGAAGGCCCTGCCCCTGCTGGCCGGCGACTCCGGCGAGCGAATCGCGCGGCTCCGGGACCGGCTGCGGCTGTTCGCCAGCTGGGACGTCTTCGCCCTGGAGGCCGAGCTCAAGGCCTTTGCCGAGGAAGAGGCGGTGGGATTCGGCAAGATCGGACCGGCCGTCCGGGCCGCCCTGACCGGGGACGGGGTCTCGCCGGACATCGCCAAGACCCTGTCGGCCCTCGGGCGCGAAGAATCGCTCGGCCGCTTGGATGATGCGCTGCAACAGACTAGATGA
- the gltA gene encoding citrate synthase, producing MTEASKSAGSATLTYNDTTVDLPVLSGSTGPNVIDIRKLYAATDAFTFDPGFTSTAACESAITYIDGDAGVLLHRGYPIGQLAEKSNFIEVCHLLLKGELPTAAEYEAFENVVTRHTMLHAQFDRFFEGFRRDAHPMAIMVGAVGALSAFYHDSLDIHDPVQRDISAIRLIAKMPTIAARAYKYHIGQPFVSPRNDLNYAENFLRMCFAVPAEDYVVDPKMARAMDRIFTLHADHEQNASTSTVRLAGSSGANPFACIAAGIACLWGPSHGGANEEALTMLKEIGTPDKIPEFIEGVKAKKYKLMGFGHRVYKNYDPRATVMKQSADEILDLVGAENDPLFQVAKELERIALNDEYFIERKLFPNVDFYSGITLSAMGFPTSMFTVLFALARTVGWIAQWEEMLADPAQKIGRPRQLYTGPTQRDYVPIQSRG from the coding sequence ATGACCGAAGCCTCCAAATCCGCCGGATCGGCGACCCTGACCTACAACGACACGACCGTCGACCTGCCCGTCCTTTCGGGCTCGACCGGACCCAACGTCATCGATATCCGCAAACTGTACGCGGCGACCGACGCCTTCACCTTCGACCCCGGCTTCACCTCGACCGCCGCCTGCGAGAGCGCGATCACCTACATCGACGGCGATGCCGGCGTTCTGCTGCACCGCGGCTATCCGATCGGGCAACTGGCCGAGAAGTCGAACTTCATCGAAGTCTGCCACCTGCTGCTGAAGGGCGAACTGCCGACGGCGGCGGAGTATGAGGCGTTCGAGAACGTCGTCACCCGCCACACGATGCTGCACGCGCAGTTCGACCGTTTCTTCGAAGGCTTCCGCCGCGACGCGCACCCGATGGCGATCATGGTCGGGGCCGTCGGCGCCCTGTCGGCCTTCTATCACGACAGCCTGGACATCCATGATCCGGTGCAGCGCGACATCTCGGCCATCCGCCTGATCGCCAAGATGCCGACGATCGCGGCCCGCGCCTACAAATACCACATCGGCCAGCCCTTCGTGTCGCCGCGCAACGACCTGAACTACGCCGAAAACTTCCTGCGCATGTGCTTCGCCGTCCCGGCCGAGGACTATGTCGTCGATCCGAAGATGGCCCGCGCCATGGACCGGATCTTCACCCTCCACGCCGACCACGAACAGAATGCCTCGACCTCGACGGTGCGCCTGGCGGGTTCGTCGGGCGCCAACCCGTTCGCCTGTATCGCCGCGGGCATCGCCTGCCTGTGGGGCCCGTCGCACGGCGGGGCCAACGAGGAAGCGCTGACGATGCTGAAAGAGATCGGCACGCCCGACAAGATCCCCGAGTTCATCGAGGGCGTGAAGGCCAAGAAATACAAGCTGATGGGCTTCGGCCACCGCGTCTACAAGAACTACGACCCGCGTGCGACGGTCATGAAGCAGTCGGCCGACGAGATCCTCGATCTGGTCGGGGCCGAGAACGATCCCCTGTTCCAGGTGGCCAAGGAACTGGAGCGCATCGCGCTGAACGACGAGTATTTCATCGAGCGCAAGCTGTTCCCCAACGTCGATTTCTATTCGGGCATCACCCTGTCGGCGATGGGCTTCCCGACCTCGATGTTCACCGTGCTGTTCGCGCTGGCCCGCACCGTCGGCTGGATCGCCCAGTGGGAAGAGATGCTGGCCGATCCGGCGCAGAAGATCGGCCGCCCGCGCCAGCTGTACACCGGCCCGACCCAGCGCGATTACGTGCCGATCCAGTCGCGCGGCTGA
- a CDS encoding bifunctional protein-serine/threonine kinase/phosphatase, translated as MAEDGRLEIAAGFATARGPRKDNQDFGAVHIGPPSEQALHGMVALVADGVSGSKAGRVASELAGRTFIDAYVDQNPLKGVAAAGVAALTGYNRWLHAKGRSDPDMTGAATTFTALVLRGREATALHVGDSRAWHFRDGVLTRLTDDHVLSQPGLSHVLYRAIGIEADLRLDTRPVALKAHDRLLLTTDGVHGVVPEEDLVRLLSRRASPEADAQAIVDAAGLAGTRDNATAIVIDVIRIGAVDQDAIGAEVAGLPILPPPNVGDNVDGFRLERLLSDGRYTRLFIARDGDTTAPVVLKFPKPALLSESGARGAFLRESFIGRRIDSPFVGKTLTLEAGRQSRLYIAQPLYAGRTLHARIAEEPFDIASGVDVGIRLARGVAALHRQGIAHRDIKPDNVILESNGGVKLIDLGVARLPRIEEFAEAEAPGTPGYKAPELFAGYPGDALSDQYALGVTLYRLFTGDYPSGQEEDFSRMRFEKPTRPTVHRPDMPAWLEAAILRTLAVEPPDRFADVEELIHVLESGSAQAVPMRRDLSLMEREPVRFWQGVSALLLVLLLLSWMVR; from the coding sequence ATGGCGGAGGACGGCAGGCTGGAGATCGCGGCGGGATTCGCGACCGCGCGCGGGCCCCGCAAGGACAACCAGGACTTCGGGGCCGTCCACATCGGCCCGCCGTCGGAACAGGCCCTGCACGGCATGGTCGCCCTGGTCGCCGATGGTGTTTCGGGGTCCAAGGCCGGGCGCGTGGCGTCGGAGCTGGCGGGGCGCACCTTCATCGACGCCTACGTCGATCAGAACCCCCTGAAGGGTGTGGCGGCGGCGGGGGTCGCGGCCCTGACCGGCTATAACCGCTGGCTGCACGCCAAGGGGCGGTCCGATCCGGACATGACGGGCGCGGCGACGACCTTCACCGCGCTGGTGCTGCGGGGTCGCGAGGCGACGGCGCTGCACGTCGGCGACAGTCGCGCCTGGCATTTCCGCGACGGCGTCCTGACCCGGCTGACCGACGACCATGTGCTGAGCCAGCCGGGCCTCAGCCATGTGCTGTATCGGGCCATCGGCATCGAGGCGGACCTGAGGCTCGACACCCGCCCCGTGGCCCTGAAGGCGCATGACCGGCTGCTGCTGACGACGGACGGCGTGCACGGCGTGGTGCCCGAGGAAGACCTCGTGCGCCTGCTGTCCCGGCGCGCCTCGCCCGAGGCGGACGCCCAGGCCATCGTCGATGCGGCAGGCCTGGCCGGGACGCGCGACAACGCCACCGCCATCGTCATTGACGTCATCCGGATCGGTGCGGTGGATCAGGATGCGATCGGGGCGGAAGTGGCCGGCCTGCCGATCCTGCCGCCGCCGAACGTGGGCGACAACGTTGACGGTTTCCGGCTGGAGCGGCTGCTGTCCGACGGCCGATATACGCGGCTGTTCATCGCCAGGGACGGCGACACGACCGCCCCCGTGGTGTTGAAGTTTCCGAAGCCGGCCCTGCTGTCCGAAAGCGGCGCGCGGGGTGCCTTTCTGCGCGAGAGCTTCATCGGACGGCGGATCGACAGTCCGTTCGTGGGCAAGACCCTGACGCTCGAAGCGGGCCGCCAGAGCCGGCTCTACATCGCCCAGCCCCTCTACGCGGGCCGCACCCTGCACGCGAGGATCGCCGAAGAACCGTTTGATATCGCATCAGGCGTCGACGTCGGCATCCGTCTGGCCAGGGGCGTCGCGGCCCTGCACCGGCAGGGCATCGCGCACCGCGATATCAAGCCGGACAACGTCATCCTCGAGAGCAACGGCGGCGTGAAGCTGATCGATCTGGGCGTCGCGCGCCTGCCCCGGATCGAGGAGTTCGCCGAGGCGGAGGCCCCCGGCACGCCGGGATACAAGGCCCCGGAGCTGTTCGCCGGCTATCCGGGCGATGCGCTGAGCGATCAGTATGCGCTGGGGGTGACCCTGTACCGGCTGTTCACCGGCGACTATCCAAGCGGCCAGGAGGAGGACTTCAGCCGGATGCGGTTCGAGAAGCCCACCCGTCCGACCGTCCATCGGCCCGACATGCCGGCGTGGCTGGAAGCGGCCATCCTGCGGACCCTGGCGGTCGAGCCGCCCGACCGGTTCGCCGACGTCGAGGAACTGATCCATGTGCTGGAGAGCGGCAGCGCCCAGGCCGTGCCGATGCGCCGAGACCTGTCGCTGATGGAGCGCGAGCCCGTGCGGTTCTGGCAGGGCGTCAGCGCCCTGTTGCTGGTGCTGTTGCTGCTGTCGTGGATGGTGCGCTGA
- a CDS encoding SspB family protein, translating to MADDAPPIDEMHYEKLAQDALRGVIRAALERAASPGGIPGAHHFYITFKTRGPGVSVPPDVVAKYPDEMTVVLQHQYWDLAVEHDLFSVMLKFGGMPKVLTVPYTAVTRFYDPSVQFLLQFEAPEPVAEPVAELPAPKRTEPSPSGDDGPKVVSLDQFRKK from the coding sequence ATGGCCGACGACGCGCCGCCGATCGACGAGATGCATTACGAGAAGCTGGCGCAGGATGCCCTGCGCGGCGTGATCCGCGCTGCCCTCGAACGCGCCGCCAGCCCGGGCGGAATCCCGGGGGCCCATCATTTCTACATCACCTTCAAGACCCGCGGCCCCGGCGTGTCGGTACCGCCCGACGTGGTGGCCAAATATCCGGACGAGATGACGGTCGTCCTGCAGCACCAGTACTGGGACCTGGCCGTCGAACACGACCTGTTCTCGGTCATGCTGAAGTTCGGCGGGATGCCCAAGGTGCTGACCGTGCCCTACACGGCCGTGACCCGCTTCTACGATCCCAGCGTCCAGTTCTTGCTGCAGTTCGAGGCCCCCGAGCCGGTCGCCGAGCCGGTGGCCGAACTGCCCGCACCGAAGCGGACGGAGCCGTCCCCCTCGGGTGACGATGGTCCCAAGGTCGTCTCGCTGGACCAGTTCCGCAAGAAATAG
- a CDS encoding C13 family peptidase, whose product MGASPALGQSRFDGWASAIIAADWRTSDGQPIEAFDNARRDLTSGFLAAGFRRADMVDYTLRPDAEPSTSAEAAVEGFAEVAARATRGCFLYVSSHGSPQGINFGPTSRVSPTSMARLVNEVCGERPTVVVVSACFSGVFVDGLSGPNRMVMTAAKRDRASFGCGEDAVYPYYDGCVIQSLPTATDFIALANAARTCVKAREEAEGLTPASEPQVFIGPNMQLLLPTLRFNRPES is encoded by the coding sequence TTGGGTGCTTCGCCCGCCCTCGGCCAGAGCCGTTTCGACGGCTGGGCGTCCGCCATCATCGCCGCCGACTGGCGGACCAGTGACGGCCAACCGATCGAGGCCTTCGACAACGCGCGTCGCGACCTGACCAGCGGGTTCCTCGCGGCCGGTTTCCGGCGCGCCGACATGGTCGACTACACCCTGCGCCCCGACGCAGAGCCGTCGACGTCGGCCGAGGCGGCCGTGGAGGGATTCGCCGAGGTCGCCGCCCGGGCCACGCGCGGCTGCTTCCTCTATGTCAGCTCCCACGGCTCGCCCCAGGGCATCAACTTCGGACCGACCTCCCGCGTCAGCCCCACCTCCATGGCCCGGCTGGTCAACGAGGTGTGCGGCGAGCGGCCGACGGTCGTGGTCGTCTCGGCCTGTTTCTCCGGCGTCTTCGTCGACGGCCTGTCAGGCCCGAACCGGATGGTCATGACCGCTGCGAAGCGCGACCGGGCCTCGTTCGGCTGCGGCGAGGATGCGGTCTATCCCTATTACGACGGTTGCGTGATCCAGAGCCTGCCGACGGCTACGGACTTCATCGCCCTGGCCAATGCCGCCCGGACTTGCGTCAAGGCGCGGGAAGAGGCCGAAGGCCTGACGCCCGCCTCGGAGCCCCAGGTCTTCATCGGACCGAACATGCAGTTGCTGCTGCCCACACTCAGGTTCAACCGCCCCGAAAGCTAG
- a CDS encoding RusA family crossover junction endodeoxyribonuclease, producing the protein MIDGLTTQAKYYKPLVYEFFRKEWRGSRPSYGDFVVEIVMEHVGDPPWMDLDNLAKALLDAIKGYLFHDDAQVARLLVERREGERERITIRAFPRRA; encoded by the coding sequence ATGATCGACGGCCTGACCACCCAGGCCAAATACTACAAGCCGCTGGTCTATGAGTTCTTCCGCAAGGAGTGGCGGGGGTCGCGGCCGTCTTACGGCGACTTTGTCGTCGAGATCGTGATGGAGCACGTCGGCGACCCGCCCTGGATGGATCTGGACAATCTGGCCAAGGCCCTGCTGGACGCCATCAAAGGCTATCTGTTCCACGACGACGCCCAGGTGGCGCGCCTGCTGGTCGAGCGGCGCGAGGGCGAGCGGGAACGGATCACGATCCGCGCGTTTCCGCGCAGGGCCTAG
- a CDS encoding peptidylprolyl isomerase: protein MPSPAPVQVVITTDVGRMVVDLDVERAPVSACNFISYVTTGDYDGGSFFRTVVAATNDNPNPIDVIQAATPRGSDDASRPSIPLERTRETGLRHVAGTISLARNGPDTATSSFFIVTRDTPSLDFGGGRNPDGQGFAAFGRLSEGLDVARAIQMMPADGEEQMTPPVVIRSARLVGDLPARCGS, encoded by the coding sequence ATGCCGTCCCCCGCGCCCGTTCAGGTCGTCATCACCACGGACGTGGGGCGGATGGTCGTCGATCTCGATGTCGAACGGGCACCGGTCTCGGCCTGCAACTTCATCAGCTATGTGACGACCGGCGATTATGACGGCGGCAGCTTCTTTCGCACCGTGGTGGCGGCGACCAACGACAACCCGAACCCCATCGACGTGATCCAGGCCGCGACGCCGCGCGGGTCCGACGATGCGTCGCGGCCCTCCATTCCGCTGGAGCGCACGCGGGAGACCGGTCTGCGGCATGTGGCGGGGACGATCTCGCTGGCCCGGAACGGTCCGGACACGGCGACGTCGAGCTTCTTCATCGTCACGCGGGACACGCCCAGCCTCGACTTCGGCGGCGGGCGCAACCCGGACGGGCAGGGGTTCGCCGCGTTCGGGCGTCTGAGCGAGGGGCTGGATGTGGCGCGGGCCATCCAGATGATGCCCGCCGACGGCGAGGAGCAGATGACGCCGCCGGTCGTCATCCGGTCCGCACGCCTGGTCGGCGACCTGCCGGCGCGGTGCGGGTCTTGA